The Equus caballus isolate H_3958 breed thoroughbred chromosome 22, TB-T2T, whole genome shotgun sequence genome window below encodes:
- the LIME1 gene encoding lck-interacting transmembrane adapter 1 isoform X1 — protein sequence MDGHHPRQGPCLGRAGPQASPQLHRMGPQVPAAPPALWVLGCLALLLLLWALCAACRRKQTQRQQARLQGSVMRAEVSLLRRPHLCSLSKSDTRLHELHGGPRGSRALRPASMDFLRPQWLEESRGTIRPPAAFSHRELPQAPSISPEATYSNVGLASIPRASLAANPVVWAGARLTSSCARPGPEVRPVVAEYGCIQKLQGTGPGPQALEQRKAQVIPAAEVDILYSKVNKPKRRSPGPVIDQPDPKGRGAILVLGSDRAYEALPLRGRGVDNSLLENVYESIQEMGAPERLQPPSSGY from the exons ATGGATGGGCATCACCCGAGACAAGGCCCatgcctgggcagggcagggccacaG GCCAGTCCTCAGCTTCACAGGATGGGGCCACAGGTGCCCgcagcccctcctgccctctgggtCCTGGGGTGCCTTGCCCTGCTCCTCTTGCTGTGGGCGCTGTGCGCAGCCTGCCGCAG gaagcagaCACAGAGGCAGCAGGCCCGCCTGCAGGGCAGTGTGATGCGGGCTGAAGTG TCACTGCTGAGACGACCCCACCTCTGCTCCCTCAGCAAGTCGGACACCAGACTGCATGAGCTGCACGGGGGCCCTCGTGGCAGCAGAG ccctgcggCCTGCCAGCATGGATTTCCTGCGCCCACAATGGCTGGAGGAGTCCAGAGGCACCATCAGGCCTCCAGCAGCCTTCTCACACCGGGAGCTGCCCCAAGCACCCTCCATCAGCCCCGAGGCCACCTATTCCAACGTGGGGCTGGCTTCGattcccagggccagcctggcagcCAACCCTGTGGTGTGGGCAGGGGCACGACTGACCAGCAGCTGTGCCAGGCCTGGGCCTGAGGTCAGACCCGTGGTGGCTGAGTATGGTTGCATCCAGAAGCTCCAGGGAACAGGTCCAGGCCCCCAAGCCCTGGAGCAGAGGAAGGCCCAGGTGATCCCAGCTGCTGAG GTGGACATCCTGTACTCCAAGGTTAACAAGCCTAAAAGGAGGAGCCCAGGACCTGTCATAGACCAGCCGGACCCCAAGGGCAGGGGTGCGAttctggttctggggagtgaccGGGCCTATGAGGCCCTCCCACTGAGGGGCCGAGGCGTGGACAACAGCCTTCTGGAAAACGTGTATGAAAGCATCCAGGAGATGGGGGCCCCTGAGCGCCTGCAGCCGCCCAGCTCTGGCTATTAG
- the LIME1 gene encoding lck-interacting transmembrane adapter 1 isoform X2: protein MGPQVPAAPPALWVLGCLALLLLLWALCAACRRKQTQRQQARLQGSVMRAEVSLLRRPHLCSLSKSDTRLHELHGGPRGSRALRPASMDFLRPQWLEESRGTIRPPAAFSHRELPQAPSISPEATYSNVGLASIPRASLAANPVVWAGARLTSSCARPGPEVRPVVAEYGCIQKLQGTGPGPQALEQRKAQVIPAAEVDILYSKVNKPKRRSPGPVIDQPDPKGRGAILVLGSDRAYEALPLRGRGVDNSLLENVYESIQEMGAPERLQPPSSGY, encoded by the exons ATGGGGCCACAGGTGCCCgcagcccctcctgccctctgggtCCTGGGGTGCCTTGCCCTGCTCCTCTTGCTGTGGGCGCTGTGCGCAGCCTGCCGCAG gaagcagaCACAGAGGCAGCAGGCCCGCCTGCAGGGCAGTGTGATGCGGGCTGAAGTG TCACTGCTGAGACGACCCCACCTCTGCTCCCTCAGCAAGTCGGACACCAGACTGCATGAGCTGCACGGGGGCCCTCGTGGCAGCAGAG ccctgcggCCTGCCAGCATGGATTTCCTGCGCCCACAATGGCTGGAGGAGTCCAGAGGCACCATCAGGCCTCCAGCAGCCTTCTCACACCGGGAGCTGCCCCAAGCACCCTCCATCAGCCCCGAGGCCACCTATTCCAACGTGGGGCTGGCTTCGattcccagggccagcctggcagcCAACCCTGTGGTGTGGGCAGGGGCACGACTGACCAGCAGCTGTGCCAGGCCTGGGCCTGAGGTCAGACCCGTGGTGGCTGAGTATGGTTGCATCCAGAAGCTCCAGGGAACAGGTCCAGGCCCCCAAGCCCTGGAGCAGAGGAAGGCCCAGGTGATCCCAGCTGCTGAG GTGGACATCCTGTACTCCAAGGTTAACAAGCCTAAAAGGAGGAGCCCAGGACCTGTCATAGACCAGCCGGACCCCAAGGGCAGGGGTGCGAttctggttctggggagtgaccGGGCCTATGAGGCCCTCCCACTGAGGGGCCGAGGCGTGGACAACAGCCTTCTGGAAAACGTGTATGAAAGCATCCAGGAGATGGGGGCCCCTGAGCGCCTGCAGCCGCCCAGCTCTGGCTATTAG